One window from the genome of Alkalihalobacillus sp. LMS6 encodes:
- the allB gene encoding allantoinase AllB, with protein MDTRISGGRIVLPGQVVETDIGIKDGIIVTIGKVAKAKETIDAHGQLVFPGGIDTHVHFSEPGRTDWEGFETGSQALAAGGVTSYIEMPLNALPATTNRAHLQLKLDLAKLKNSVNYSFYGGLTSSNLTELEELADSDVVAFKCFLSTCGSDHPEDFSNVDEQTLQAGMRILARKGKLLCIHAEDADLTDTLEQEKRDAGSADAQAYVESRPIKAEVLAVDKAIAAARETGCAIHFVHISSAAAIDSIQRAKREGIDVTVESCPHYFVFSSEQLAHLGTLAKCQPPLRPQEEVEKLWACLMRGEIDWLTSDHSPCTIDLKAGNFFTAWGGITGCQNMIDVMYDEAVNKRGMSAVTFAKLISSTPAKRMGLYAKGEIAIGKDADLFFLDENETYTLDQEALYYKNPYTPYSGRRIGCRVTKTMVNGQVVFEDGKVVADKKMGRLLSVKKRAMVDD; from the coding sequence ATGGATACTCGAATTAGTGGCGGTCGCATTGTATTGCCTGGTCAAGTTGTTGAAACAGACATTGGCATAAAAGACGGAATCATTGTCACAATAGGAAAAGTAGCTAAAGCAAAAGAAACGATTGATGCCCACGGTCAACTTGTTTTTCCAGGTGGCATTGATACACATGTTCACTTCTCAGAACCTGGTCGAACGGATTGGGAAGGGTTTGAAACAGGAAGTCAGGCACTAGCAGCTGGTGGCGTGACATCGTACATTGAAATGCCGCTTAACGCTCTCCCAGCCACAACGAATCGTGCGCATTTGCAGTTGAAACTCGACTTAGCAAAATTGAAAAATAGCGTCAATTATAGCTTTTACGGTGGGCTAACGTCTTCTAATTTAACGGAGTTAGAAGAGTTGGCAGACAGCGATGTTGTTGCATTTAAATGTTTTTTATCTACTTGTGGTTCTGATCATCCAGAAGATTTCTCTAATGTAGATGAGCAAACCTTACAAGCAGGTATGCGTATATTAGCTCGAAAAGGCAAGCTTCTTTGTATCCATGCAGAGGATGCGGATCTTACGGACACTCTTGAGCAAGAAAAACGTGACGCAGGAAGCGCAGACGCACAAGCCTATGTCGAATCACGTCCTATAAAAGCAGAAGTGCTTGCTGTAGATAAAGCGATTGCGGCTGCTAGAGAAACAGGATGTGCGATCCATTTTGTACATATTTCTTCGGCCGCAGCGATTGACTCGATTCAACGAGCAAAACGGGAAGGAATTGATGTGACGGTTGAATCATGCCCACATTACTTTGTATTTTCCTCAGAACAATTAGCGCATTTAGGAACGCTTGCTAAATGCCAACCGCCGTTGCGCCCTCAAGAAGAAGTCGAAAAGTTATGGGCATGTTTAATGCGTGGTGAAATTGATTGGCTTACATCCGACCACTCTCCTTGTACAATCGATTTAAAGGCAGGGAATTTTTTTACGGCATGGGGCGGAATTACAGGTTGCCAAAATATGATTGATGTTATGTACGATGAAGCAGTGAATAAAAGAGGGATGTCAGCGGTTACGTTTGCTAAGCTTATTTCAAGCACACCAGCAAAACGAATGGGGCTTTATGCAAAAGGCGAGATTGCCATTGGCAAAGATGCCGATTTGTTTTTTTTGGACGAAAACGAGACATATACATTAGATCAAGAAGCGCTGTATTATAAAAATCCCTACACTCCTTATAGTGGTCGTCGAATTGGGTGCCGTGTGACAAAAACAATGGTGAATGGACAAGTTGTGTTTGAAGATGGGAAAGTGGTGGCAGACAAAAAAATGGGTCGGTTACTCAGCGTTAAAAAAAGAGCAATGGTCGATGATTGA
- a CDS encoding glycosyltransferase: protein MKRLSHLLIISKDTNFFTDRNYAHLEKALAKSVTVTTWRSSGHIQAILKKLKHTPDFILIVNDIGDRFEPNVNGLSAVSIPSALFVNDVHRFTERRRQFLRRNPTTYLFSVTRDACLETYPAFTKRMRWLPHFVEPTIFRDYGLPKDYDFLLLGAVNHVYPFRQLILKTFENHPGFHYQSHPGYSFQYEETKQLVGTRYAMEINKAHVFFTCPSAYLYPVKKYYEALACRSLLLAPSFPELEALGFIPGTHFVFVHEENLAEAATYYLNQKKERYRIMEKGFSFVHRYHTTEKRSEDILKQIEFILS from the coding sequence TTGAAGCGACTATCTCATTTGTTAATCATTTCAAAAGATACGAATTTCTTTACGGACCGAAACTATGCTCATTTAGAAAAGGCGCTTGCTAAGAGCGTCACCGTGACCACTTGGCGAAGCTCTGGGCATATCCAAGCTATTCTCAAGAAACTTAAACACACGCCAGATTTTATTCTAATTGTAAACGATATTGGGGATCGCTTTGAACCAAACGTTAATGGATTAAGTGCTGTCTCGATTCCGTCGGCTCTATTTGTAAACGATGTGCACCGCTTTACAGAAAGACGGCGTCAATTTTTAAGGCGCAATCCGACTACGTATCTTTTCAGTGTGACGCGAGATGCTTGTTTAGAAACCTATCCAGCGTTTACAAAACGTATGCGGTGGCTACCTCATTTTGTTGAGCCGACAATCTTTCGAGATTACGGGTTACCAAAAGACTATGATTTTCTATTGCTCGGTGCAGTTAATCACGTTTACCCATTCCGGCAATTGATTCTTAAAACCTTTGAAAATCATCCAGGGTTCCATTACCAATCTCATCCTGGCTATTCGTTTCAGTATGAAGAAACGAAACAGTTGGTAGGGACACGATATGCGATGGAAATTAATAAAGCGCATGTCTTTTTTACTTGTCCATCCGCATATCTGTATCCAGTAAAGAAATATTATGAAGCACTCGCTTGCCGTAGTCTATTGCTTGCTCCAAGTTTTCCTGAATTAGAGGCGCTCGGGTTTATACCAGGGACTCATTTTGTCTTTGTTCATGAGGAAAATCTTGCTGAAGCCGCAACCTATTATCTCAACCAGAAAAAAGAGCGGTATAGGATTATGGAAAAGGGTTTCTCTTTTGTTCATCGCTATCATACAACGGAAAAGCGGAGTGAAGACATACTGAAACAAATAGAATTTATTCTCTCATAA
- the dgoD gene encoding galactonate dehydratase — protein sequence MKITSYELFQVPPRWLFLKIETDEGMIGWGEPVIEGKAATVKTAVDELMQFLIGKDPLQIEDHWNVMYRGGFYRGGPILMSAISGIDQALWDIKGKHLGVPVHQLLGGKARESIKVYSWIGGDRPSDVGAAAKAVVDKGFKAIKMNGTDELQYIDSYEKIDRVLENVAAIREAVGPYIGIGIDFHGRVHKPMAKILAKELEVFRPMFIEEPVLPENNEALREIANHTVIPIATGERMYSKWDFKNLLKDGYVDIIQPDLSHAGGITENKKILSMAEAFDVAAAPHCPLGPIALASCLQVDATCHNAFIQEQSLGIHYNEGSDLLDYLTDASVFTYKDGYVEIPDKPGLGIEINEDHVRKMAKIGHDWKNPIWRHNDYSIAEW from the coding sequence ATGAAAATTACAAGCTACGAACTTTTTCAAGTGCCACCTAGATGGCTTTTCTTAAAAATTGAAACAGATGAAGGCATGATTGGTTGGGGGGAACCGGTCATTGAAGGGAAAGCCGCAACCGTAAAAACAGCTGTTGATGAGCTCATGCAGTTTTTAATTGGAAAAGATCCTTTACAAATAGAAGATCATTGGAATGTCATGTATCGAGGTGGTTTCTACCGCGGTGGTCCGATTTTAATGAGTGCGATCTCAGGAATAGACCAAGCCTTATGGGATATAAAAGGGAAGCACTTAGGTGTGCCTGTCCATCAGTTATTAGGTGGAAAAGCGAGAGAATCAATTAAAGTCTATTCGTGGATTGGCGGAGATCGTCCTAGCGATGTAGGTGCTGCAGCAAAAGCGGTGGTCGATAAAGGGTTTAAGGCAATTAAAATGAATGGCACAGATGAACTCCAGTACATCGACTCTTATGAAAAGATTGACCGAGTTCTTGAAAATGTTGCCGCCATCCGTGAGGCAGTCGGTCCTTATATTGGGATTGGCATTGATTTTCACGGCAGAGTACATAAACCAATGGCGAAAATTCTTGCTAAGGAGCTAGAGGTATTTCGACCGATGTTCATTGAAGAGCCGGTCCTACCTGAAAACAACGAAGCATTGCGAGAGATTGCGAATCATACTGTTATTCCAATTGCCACAGGAGAGCGGATGTATTCAAAATGGGATTTTAAAAACCTTTTAAAAGATGGCTATGTTGATATTATTCAGCCAGATTTGTCTCATGCAGGAGGCATTACAGAAAACAAGAAGATTCTCTCCATGGCAGAAGCATTTGATGTGGCAGCAGCGCCACATTGTCCATTAGGACCGATTGCACTCGCATCTTGCTTACAAGTAGATGCAACCTGTCATAACGCCTTTATTCAAGAACAAAGTTTAGGAATTCATTATAATGAAGGATCTGACTTACTAGACTATCTTACGGATGCGAGTGTCTTTACATATAAAGACGGTTACGTCGAAATTCCTGATAAGCCGGGGCTTGGTATTGAAATCAATGAAGACCATGTAAGAAAGATGGCAAAGATTGGCCATGATTGGAAAAATCCTATCTGGAGACACAATGATTACAGTATCGCGGAATGGTAA
- a CDS encoding PAS domain-containing protein — MINLDAAFFSNSLDYTGIGIAITDPSIKDNPIIFINQGFTDITQYELEEVMGQNCRFLQGKDTDMEEVERISTSLRQKGSFKSEILNYKKDGTPFWNELSIDPAKNGRDDKIYFVGVQKDITKRKMIELAYMETIKEYELLTLPVIPLMNDVAVMSIVGTFTKERMKNQTAHIKKTLADNGISTLAADVSSLHTFTEFTLENLLLLKEELESVGTTLVLTGLSNRAIAAPLNEQIIHSSNLSIRSTTQALVESSF; from the coding sequence ATGATAAACTTAGACGCTGCTTTTTTCTCAAACAGTCTTGACTACACAGGTATTGGAATTGCGATTACAGACCCCAGTATAAAAGACAACCCGATTATTTTTATTAACCAAGGGTTTACTGACATTACTCAGTATGAACTAGAAGAAGTGATGGGACAAAATTGTCGTTTTCTACAAGGCAAGGACACCGATATGGAGGAGGTAGAACGAATTTCCACATCCTTACGGCAAAAAGGCAGCTTTAAGTCGGAAATTCTTAACTACAAAAAAGACGGAACTCCTTTTTGGAATGAACTATCCATCGATCCAGCAAAGAACGGAAGAGATGATAAGATCTATTTTGTTGGTGTGCAAAAAGACATTACAAAACGAAAAATGATTGAACTAGCCTACATGGAAACGATTAAAGAATATGAATTGTTGACTCTCCCAGTGATACCGCTCATGAACGACGTTGCAGTCATGTCCATTGTAGGTACATTCACAAAAGAAAGAATGAAAAATCAAACGGCACACATTAAGAAAACATTAGCAGATAATGGTATTTCTACCCTTGCCGCTGATGTTTCGAGTTTACATACGTTTACTGAATTTACGCTTGAAAACCTCTTACTATTAAAAGAAGAACTTGAATCTGTAGGTACTACATTGGTTCTTACAGGACTCTCAAACCGAGCAATCGCAGCGCCACTGAATGAGCAAATCATTCATTCCAGTAACCTTTCGATACGCTCAACAACTCAGGCGTTAGTAGAATCCTCTTTTTAA
- a CDS encoding acyltransferase — translation MTKKIGRNVVVEEDVVVGKDVVIGDNTVILAGTELGDGVVIGANCVLGIQVGGNKRMRKSLGTKRKLIIGKGTTLGSLVSIYAGTELGAHVFVGDHASIRESVKVGKGTVIGRSAIVELNTTIGESCTIQTSAYVTGDTTIEDHVFIGPCVSMSNDKYMGAQAYEMKGPYIKKGAKIGNNATLLPGVCVGKGTIVGAGAVVTKDTGDDVVVAGVPARPLKGEGQ, via the coding sequence ATGACCAAAAAAATTGGACGCAATGTTGTCGTGGAAGAAGATGTTGTTGTAGGGAAAGATGTTGTCATTGGGGACAACACGGTTATTTTAGCAGGAACAGAACTTGGTGATGGTGTGGTTATTGGCGCCAACTGTGTGTTAGGTATTCAAGTTGGTGGCAACAAGCGGATGAGAAAATCACTTGGAACAAAACGTAAATTGATTATTGGAAAAGGCACAACGCTAGGCTCTCTTGTCTCCATTTATGCTGGAACGGAACTTGGTGCACATGTTTTTGTTGGCGATCATGCCAGCATTCGAGAATCTGTCAAAGTCGGAAAAGGAACGGTCATTGGGCGTTCTGCCATAGTTGAATTAAATACAACAATTGGCGAAAGCTGTACCATTCAAACGTCTGCTTATGTGACTGGAGACACGACGATAGAAGATCATGTGTTTATTGGGCCATGTGTGTCGATGTCAAATGATAAATATATGGGCGCGCAAGCGTATGAAATGAAAGGGCCGTATATTAAAAAGGGCGCAAAGATTGGTAACAATGCCACGCTGCTTCCAGGTGTTTGTGTAGGGAAAGGGACCATCGTTGGCGCAGGAGCAGTTGTGACGAAAGATACAGGGGATGATGTTGTTGTGGCTGGCGTCCCTGCACGTCCTTTGAAGGGGGAAGGACAATGA
- a CDS encoding TetR/AcrR family transcriptional regulator yields the protein MSKKRELLLERSERLFETNGFHAVGIKQLIKEADVSLMTLYNHFASKEQLILAILQRREIRYMQLLKQSFLDENVDALAILETHLSWIKKNGANGCMFLRAKEEFSAGVSENEEIATFATQHKQRLVTLFNEQGFAKREALRLVLILEGATAMAEVFDLDDVVEETQLSVKALFSS from the coding sequence ATGAGTAAAAAAAGGGAGCTGCTTCTCGAACGTTCTGAACGTTTGTTTGAGACTAATGGCTTTCATGCAGTAGGAATTAAACAACTGATTAAAGAAGCAGATGTTTCTCTAATGACGTTGTACAACCATTTTGCTTCAAAAGAACAACTGATTTTGGCGATTTTACAACGACGAGAAATTCGCTATATGCAATTGTTAAAGCAATCGTTTTTAGATGAAAATGTTGATGCGCTGGCAATTTTGGAAACTCACTTAAGCTGGATTAAAAAAAATGGAGCAAATGGGTGTATGTTCTTACGTGCAAAAGAAGAATTTTCTGCAGGTGTGTCGGAAAATGAAGAGATTGCCACTTTTGCAACACAACATAAGCAGCGATTGGTGACGCTTTTTAACGAGCAAGGTTTTGCAAAACGAGAAGCACTGCGACTGGTGCTTATTCTTGAAGGTGCAACGGCAATGGCAGAGGTATTTGATCTTGATGATGTTGTAGAAGAAACACAATTATCGGTGAAAGCATTGTTTAGCAGTTGA
- a CDS encoding MFS transporter produces the protein MWKFVLPGLAMIAVTYAFARLSFGLFLPDIAVDLQLSESDSGLIGSLGYVAYSLALLVSSAGIMWFGQRKVNALAGLTAVTGLLGISLAQSAIFLASSVFVAGLGSGLASPALSQIARQMLAKNQLDRGNTWINSGTSFGMIITGPIVLLFTEHWRLSYGLFAIIALAVLVWNLVSIPREENKEEPKDRSINWLSILNQAKGLLLASIIVGISSSIYWTFSRSFLTVEHGVSANESVLFWVMMGIAGILGGVAGGFIQQIGMKWSYRFVLLALLSSIAILLVSSRLTIYLSASLFGSGYIFLTGLFIVWATKLFDKLPALGVSISFLALGIGQSVGSFFAGKTIEWTSYPISFLLFALIGGVGLFITPLKKSIEGQKTAP, from the coding sequence ATGTGGAAGTTCGTATTACCTGGACTGGCGATGATTGCAGTCACGTATGCATTCGCACGACTAAGCTTTGGTTTATTTTTGCCCGATATTGCAGTAGATTTGCAGTTAAGTGAAAGTGATAGTGGCCTAATTGGCTCGTTAGGCTATGTTGCCTACTCTCTTGCTTTGCTTGTCTCTTCAGCTGGCATTATGTGGTTTGGACAACGAAAAGTGAATGCATTAGCTGGACTAACGGCAGTCACTGGCTTGCTCGGAATCTCTTTAGCCCAATCAGCGATCTTTTTAGCTAGTAGTGTATTCGTGGCAGGTCTTGGAAGTGGGTTGGCTTCACCAGCTCTAAGTCAAATTGCACGGCAAATGCTGGCAAAAAATCAATTGGATCGCGGAAATACGTGGATAAACAGTGGAACTAGTTTTGGAATGATTATAACTGGCCCGATTGTACTACTTTTTACAGAACATTGGCGGTTATCATATGGTTTGTTTGCCATCATTGCTCTAGCTGTTCTTGTATGGAATCTAGTGTCTATTCCGAGAGAGGAAAACAAGGAAGAACCAAAGGATCGATCAATCAACTGGCTCTCTATTCTGAATCAAGCAAAAGGTCTCCTACTCGCTTCAATCATTGTTGGGATTAGCTCATCAATCTATTGGACTTTTTCAAGAAGTTTTTTAACGGTGGAACATGGTGTTTCAGCAAATGAAAGTGTGCTTTTTTGGGTCATGATGGGTATAGCAGGTATTTTAGGTGGGGTCGCCGGCGGTTTCATCCAACAGATCGGGATGAAGTGGTCATATCGCTTCGTTTTACTCGCGTTGCTTAGTTCAATTGCGATCCTACTCGTATCATCAAGACTAACAATCTACTTATCAGCCAGTCTGTTTGGAAGTGGATATATTTTTTTAACCGGCTTATTTATCGTATGGGCAACGAAGTTATTTGATAAGCTTCCTGCACTAGGCGTCAGTATATCCTTTCTTGCTTTAGGTATAGGCCAATCGGTTGGCTCTTTCTTTGCAGGGAAAACGATTGAATGGACGTCTTATCCAATCAGCTTTCTGCTGTTTGCGCTAATAGGTGGAGTAGGGTTGTTCATCACGCCACTGAAAAAAAGTATAGAAGGGCAAAAGACAGCGCCGTAA
- a CDS encoding sugar kinase yields the protein MDVLSMGETMVLFSPRSSGQLRYETDFQAKVAGAETNTLIGLAKLGYKSSWISRVGDDEFGRKIIHAVRGEGIGTESVTIDDRHSTGLFFKEKTTEALTSVQYYRHQSAASFLSVNDVEPVDVSRFQYVYLTGITPALSETCADAVHALMRKAIAASVPVVFDPNIRKKLLHGEIGKQLMKDCMAASTIALPGRQEGDYLFGTTNEKQIAEACMELGADTVVVKLGEDGAYFQTKIESGYVPAFSVPRVVDPVGAGDGFAAGLLAGLLEKKSIEESVKQGCAIGAIVTQVNGDIEGLPTRNQLTTFMEADSADDVAR from the coding sequence ATGGATGTCTTAAGCATGGGTGAAACGATGGTTCTCTTTTCACCTCGTTCATCTGGCCAACTACGCTATGAAACTGATTTTCAGGCCAAAGTTGCAGGTGCAGAAACAAATACGTTAATAGGCCTAGCTAAGTTAGGATACAAATCAAGCTGGATTAGCCGAGTTGGTGATGATGAATTTGGTCGGAAAATTATTCACGCCGTTCGAGGTGAAGGGATTGGGACTGAGTCTGTAACCATAGACGATCGCCACTCAACTGGGCTATTTTTTAAAGAAAAAACGACAGAGGCATTAACGTCTGTACAGTATTATCGTCATCAATCTGCCGCTAGTTTTTTATCAGTAAACGATGTGGAACCCGTTGATGTCAGTCGATTTCAATACGTTTATTTAACTGGTATTACCCCGGCTTTAAGTGAAACCTGTGCGGATGCTGTACATGCACTAATGAGAAAAGCAATCGCCGCTAGCGTACCGGTTGTATTTGACCCGAACATAAGAAAAAAACTGTTACATGGTGAAATAGGAAAACAACTTATGAAGGACTGCATGGCTGCATCAACTATTGCGCTGCCAGGACGCCAAGAAGGAGACTATTTATTCGGTACGACAAATGAAAAGCAGATTGCTGAAGCGTGTATGGAGCTTGGGGCAGATACAGTTGTAGTGAAGTTAGGGGAAGACGGAGCGTATTTTCAAACGAAAATAGAAAGCGGTTACGTCCCTGCATTTTCGGTTCCGCGTGTAGTGGACCCGGTCGGAGCAGGAGATGGATTTGCAGCCGGATTGCTAGCCGGACTTTTAGAAAAAAAGTCGATTGAAGAATCGGTCAAGCAAGGCTGTGCGATTGGAGCGATTGTGACGCAAGTAAACGGAGATATTGAAGGCTTACCAACGAGAAACCAATTAACAACGTTTATGGAAGCGGATTCTGCTGACGATGTTGCGAGATGA
- a CDS encoding bifunctional 4-hydroxy-2-oxoglutarate aldolase/2-dehydro-3-deoxy-phosphogluconate aldolase, producing MRTYQAIQSEKIIAIIRGAEAGNLVQIGQALKEGGIQLVEVTLNSNQALDGITHLKKEFGDELFIGAGTVLDPESARAAIQAGADFILSPTVNIETINMTKRYGKVSIPGAFTPTEILTAYENGADFVKVFPARMGPDYIKDIQGPLPHIPLVPTGGVNEQNVASFLKIGSSACGIGSSLVNTKEAVTADSLQALTRRAKRFVEIARTI from the coding sequence ATGAGAACGTATCAGGCAATACAATCGGAGAAAATTATTGCCATTATAAGAGGGGCAGAGGCTGGTAATCTTGTTCAAATTGGACAAGCACTGAAAGAAGGTGGGATTCAGCTGGTTGAAGTAACACTCAATTCCAATCAAGCTCTCGACGGCATTACACACTTAAAAAAAGAATTTGGCGATGAACTTTTTATTGGTGCTGGAACGGTATTGGATCCTGAATCGGCTCGAGCTGCCATTCAAGCAGGAGCAGATTTTATTCTCTCTCCAACTGTTAACATCGAAACGATTAACATGACGAAGCGCTACGGAAAAGTGAGTATTCCAGGTGCCTTTACACCAACCGAAATTCTTACAGCCTATGAAAACGGTGCAGACTTCGTGAAAGTATTTCCAGCGAGGATGGGACCGGACTATATAAAAGATATTCAAGGACCTTTGCCACATATTCCACTTGTACCAACTGGTGGTGTAAACGAACAGAATGTTGCATCTTTCTTGAAAATTGGCAGTTCGGCATGTGGAATTGGCAGTTCCCTAGTAAATACGAAAGAAGCTGTTACAGCAGATTCTTTACAAGCGTTAACAAGGAGAGCAAAGCGATTTGTTGAGATTGCACGAACGATTTGA
- a CDS encoding GntP family permease has product MSSLGLILVTIIGIGVLLYLIMHSKMQAFLALLIASIFIGIFTGMDPTSLIETMEEGMGGTLGFIAIVVGLGAMFGEMLRTSGGAERLAFTLVDRFGENRAQWALALTGFIVAIPVFLDVALVILLPIVYSLAMRTGKSLLYYAIPLLAGLAVAHSFIPPTPGPIAVASVLGVDLGWMMLFGVIAGLPAMIIAGPLFGRWIGKRVHVGVPAHIVEATKQEEKSTKELPSFGLICFIILLPLVMILLNTAGDVILEEGTTTHQILTFVGHPFIALIVATLLAMYFLGKRRGATKEQIQTMTTKALEPAGIVILITGAGGVFKEVLIQSGVGDAMGELMASSGFPLVLLAFLIATFVRVAQGSATVAMITAAGLVSPIIDMVDLSQPSLALIAIAIACGATVLSHVNDSGFWLVSRFLEMSEKDTLKSWTVMETIIGGVGFLVVFGLSFFFS; this is encoded by the coding sequence ATGTCTTCATTAGGGTTAATCCTCGTCACAATTATCGGGATTGGTGTTCTACTTTATTTGATTATGCATTCAAAAATGCAAGCGTTCCTCGCGCTATTGATAGCGAGTATTTTTATTGGAATCTTTACTGGGATGGATCCCACATCGTTAATTGAAACAATGGAAGAAGGGATGGGTGGAACCCTTGGCTTTATCGCCATCGTCGTCGGGCTTGGTGCGATGTTTGGTGAAATGTTGCGAACGTCTGGCGGAGCAGAACGTTTAGCCTTTACCTTGGTCGATCGATTTGGGGAAAATCGAGCTCAGTGGGCGTTAGCTTTAACAGGATTTATCGTCGCGATTCCTGTATTTTTAGATGTGGCGCTCGTTATTTTACTTCCAATTGTTTATAGTTTAGCAATGCGAACAGGCAAGTCACTTCTTTATTATGCAATTCCTTTACTAGCAGGTCTTGCGGTGGCACATAGCTTTATCCCGCCCACACCAGGACCGATTGCGGTCGCATCTGTACTTGGCGTAGATTTAGGCTGGATGATGTTGTTCGGCGTTATTGCAGGACTCCCGGCGATGATTATCGCAGGTCCATTATTTGGTCGCTGGATTGGGAAGCGTGTCCATGTCGGTGTACCGGCACACATCGTAGAAGCAACAAAGCAAGAAGAAAAATCAACAAAAGAATTACCGAGCTTCGGCTTAATTTGCTTTATTATTTTATTACCACTCGTCATGATTTTGTTAAATACTGCAGGTGACGTGATTTTAGAAGAAGGTACAACAACGCATCAAATTCTTACATTCGTAGGTCATCCATTTATCGCCTTAATCGTGGCGACGTTACTAGCGATGTATTTCTTAGGAAAACGCCGTGGAGCAACGAAGGAACAAATTCAAACGATGACAACAAAAGCCCTTGAACCAGCAGGGATTGTCATCCTAATTACTGGAGCAGGTGGCGTCTTTAAAGAAGTTCTGATTCAGAGTGGTGTTGGCGATGCAATGGGTGAATTAATGGCTTCATCTGGTTTCCCACTTGTGTTACTAGCCTTCTTAATTGCAACTTTTGTAAGGGTGGCGCAAGGTTCGGCAACGGTTGCGATGATCACTGCAGCTGGACTCGTTTCACCAATCATCGACATGGTCGACTTATCACAGCCTTCCTTAGCATTAATTGCTATTGCCATCGCTTGTGGTGCAACTGTTCTATCTCACGTAAACGATTCTGGTTTCTGGCTAGTTAGCCGTTTCCTTGAAATGTCTGAGAAAGATACGTTGAAATCATGGACGGTAATGGAAACCATTATCGGTGGTGTCGGTTTTCTTGTCGTGTTTGGACTAAGTTTCTTCTTTTCATAA
- a CDS encoding IclR family transcriptional regulator: MSVKSAVRVLRIFELLSIHKEGLSNKQICTYLKLPQSSASGLIKTLLDENYLSLNESNHFILGAKLIPVGQAAMESFNLSNLGVEDLKALMLRVEETVFMATLVDHELIYIAKIDSNRSIRTSAFLGGKKPLYCTGLGKAYLAYMPHEKRETYIHQTELEPITDHTITDKEELKTKLIDYQKQGYAIDDEENEEGLYCLAAPIFNSTGEIEAAISVAGPKARMLKHEANIVQHVKNTANMISSKLGYRGG, encoded by the coding sequence ATGTCCGTAAAATCGGCTGTTCGCGTCTTACGTATATTTGAATTGTTAAGCATACATAAGGAAGGTCTAAGTAATAAACAAATTTGTACTTACTTGAAACTCCCACAAAGTAGTGCATCAGGACTTATAAAAACGTTGCTAGATGAAAATTACTTGTCATTAAACGAAAGCAATCATTTTATTTTAGGAGCGAAATTAATTCCAGTTGGACAAGCAGCGATGGAATCATTTAATCTTTCAAATTTAGGTGTAGAAGATTTGAAAGCGCTTATGCTTAGAGTGGAAGAAACCGTATTTATGGCTACATTGGTCGATCATGAACTCATTTACATCGCAAAAATTGACAGCAACCGTTCCATTCGCACATCCGCCTTTTTAGGAGGGAAAAAACCTCTTTATTGTACCGGACTTGGTAAGGCTTATTTAGCCTATATGCCTCATGAAAAACGAGAGACGTATATACACCAGACTGAATTGGAACCGATTACAGATCACACGATAACCGATAAAGAAGAATTAAAAACAAAGCTTATAGATTATCAAAAACAAGGCTATGCCATCGATGATGAAGAAAATGAAGAAGGGCTTTATTGCTTAGCTGCTCCTATTTTTAACAGTACAGGAGAAATAGAAGCTGCCATAAGTGTTGCTGGACCAAAGGCGAGAATGTTAAAGCATGAAGCGAATATAGTGCAACACGTTAAGAACACAGCCAATATGATTTCAAGTAAGCTTGGCTATAGAGGAGGGTAA